From the genome of SAR202 cluster bacterium:
TATTCACTATTCTAAATTCACTATTCTTCACGGCACCGTCGCCTCGTGCGCCCTCTTCAGGAACGGATTGTCCGCCGGCCTTTTGCCGCCGTAGAACCATTCTATGGGGAGCACTTTTTGTTTCTGGTTGCCGGACTGGCCCTTGCCGCCCTCTGCGGTGATCTTGGCTTCTACGGGGTCTTCCCCGTACATCGTATGGGTGTGTGCGACGATCACTCGGTCCTTCATGACGAAAACGGAGGGGGTGGACCAGCGGCCCTGGACCTGCGCGGTCATGATATCCTCCACAGGGCGTTCCGGGGAGGGCCAGCCAGAGTTGAAGTACGATTCCACCGCACGCGTCGGCCGGATGGGGCCGGGCTCCACGCGCGTCGTCTCGTGAATGGACTGGATATTCTGGAAGAACTCCCACACGGACCCGCCGTTGCGGCTTATGGCGGAAGAGATGCGCGTGCGGTTGTATCCCCTGCGCGTCTCCTCTGCGCTCTCCTGGTTCCAGACGACGAGGAGGTGCCCGTTGTGGAGCATGCGGATCTGCGCCGGTGTGGTGCTGGAGGCAAGCGGGGTGGGCATCGGGCGCGTCCACGTCTCGCCGTTGTCGGAAGACCAGGACTGGAAGTGTCGGCCAAGGCCGGTGCGCATCATCATGAGCAGTCGGCCCGGGTAGACCTCGGCGACGGACGCCTCCATGACCGGGCTGAAAAGCATTGCGGTGTCCAGCAGTATGACGATGCCGCCGTCCCTGTTGTGCTGCCACGGTCGGCCCTCGTCTTCGGAGTAGCAGACGTAGACATACGTGAACGTGGGGTCGTGGAACTGCGCGTCGGTTGGGACCCACTGGTTATTCACCAGCTTGCCCGTTGTTGGATGCGGTGCGCCGACGTTACCGGCGCGCTGGCCCATCTCTACGTGAACGGGAATGACGATGCGGCCTGTAGTGGTGCGGAGCGCGACGTCCTGGAGCATGTGGGTGTTGAGGCCGGGGCGCGATATGTCCACAGGCGGCGCCCACGTCTGTCCGCCGTCGTCCGAGCGCCAGAATACGACGCGCCCATACGGCTTCGCTCGGTCGGAACGGCCCATGCCCGCGTAGCCGATGCGATTGCCTTCAATCTTCACCATCGACGCGCCGCTGCTGCCGACGGGGTTGCCGTCGGCGTCCACCCTCTGCGATTCAGCGGACCAGGTCACGCCGCCGTCGTCCGAGTGCTGGAACGCAGCCCCGGCCGCGTGGAGGATACGGCCACCATCGAGCTCAACGAACGTGGACTTGTGGCGGTAACGGGTGTCGCGCGCTGCCAGCACCAGTCCCGGCAGCGTCATGGGAACGTGGGACATGCTCACTCCGTTCGCGAATTGTGAGTTTGGAATGGTGAATAGTGAATTATCGGACCAGGGCAATTCGGCTGTTCAATTCACTATTCACTATTCTCAATTCACTATTCCTCAGGGGACCGCCGCCTCGTGGGCGCGCTTGAGGAAGGGGTTGTCGGCGGGCTTTTTGCCGCCGTAGAACCATTCTACGGGCAGCACTTTCAGGAGCTGGTTGTACTCGCTGTTCTTGCCGCCGTCCGAGATGATTGTCGCCTCCGTCGGGTGCTCCTTGTACATCGTGTACGTGTGGGCGATGAACACCCGGTCCTTCATGACGAAGACGGAAGGGTACGACCACCGGCCGTGGGACTCTGCGGTCTGGATGATGTCTACCGGTCGCTCTGGCGCGGGCCAGCCTGGCTCATAGTGCGCCTCTTCCGGGCGAGTGGGCCGGATGGGCCCGGGCTCTACGCGGGTGGTCTCGTGGAGCGAGTGCACGTTCTGGTAGAACTCCCAGACGGAGCCGCCGTTGCGGCTGATGGCGGAGGACATGCGCGTGCGGTTGTAGCCCATCTGGGTCTCTCGCTCGCTCTCCTGGTTCCAGACCACCAGCAGGTGGCCGTTGTGGAGCGCGCGGATCTGGGCCGGCGTGGTGCTGGCGGACAGGGATGTCGGCATGGGCCGTGTCCATGTCTCGCCGGTATCGCTGGACCATGCCTGGAACTGGCGCCCGAGGCCGGTGCGCATCATGGACAGCAGGCGGCCGGGGTAGACCTCGGTAACGGTCGGCTCATTGACGTAGCTGAAGATAGTGGAGGTATCCATAAGGATCATCAGCTCGCCGTCCTTGTTGCGCTTCCAGGTGCGGCCTTCGTCATCGGAGTAACAGAAGTACACGTAGGTGAAGTGCGGATCGTGGAAGTGTCCAGCCGTGGAGACCCACTGGTTGTTGACTAGCTTTCCTGTTCCCGGGTGCGGTTTGCCGACGTTGCCGAATGACTGGCCCAGGTGGCCGTAAACGGCAACGACGATGCGGCCGGATGAGGTGCGGGTCGCGGCGTCCTGGTAGAGGTGCGTGCTGACGCCGGGGGTGGAGACTACCGTCGGGGCCTCCCAAGTCTCGCCGCCGTCCGGGGAGCGCCAGAATACGATGCGCGAGTAGCCTCTGCCGGAGTCACGCCTGTCCATGCCGGCATATCCGATGCCCTTGCCGTCCAGCTTCACGAGCGAGGTGCCGCCGCCGCCGACAATGTTGCCGGCTGCGTCGTACCTGTGAAACTCCTTCGACCAGGTGATGCCACCGTCGTCGGAGTAGGTGAAGCGCGTGTCCGCGGCGTGCAGGACGCGCCCGCCCTCCAGCTCTACGAAGCTGGAGCTGTGGAAATAGCGTGTCTTGTGAATCGCGAGCGCAAGGTCGGGCCGGGTCATTGGGACGTTGCTCAAGGAAGCCTCCGGTTAGTGGCGATAAGCGGCCGGTCAACAACCGTGGGCCGGTTGCCGGGGCTGATTGTACCACCTTTGCCGAAAAAATTCACAGTGGTTCGAACATTTCGTGGCGTGTCCTACTATCTTGCGGCGAGCCCGTCAATGGGAGTATCTTGCTCCCAAGTGCAATCAAGGAGCGTTCACAAGATGACGACAGCCGCGATACAGACCAAGTTGTCGCAGCCTCTCCGTGTGAGGCTTGACGTTAAGGTACCGATGCGCGACGGCGTGAAGCTGTCTGCAGATATCTACACCCCGAACGGCAGCGGGCCGTGGCCTGTGCTGCTCGACAGGACGATCTACGACAACCAGAACGACCGCGGGTTCGCCTGGATTGCCCGGTTCGTAGAGGCGGGGTACGCCGTTGTCATGCAGGACTGTCGCGGCCGGTACGACTCCGACGGCACGTTCCAGCCGTACATTAATGAGGCGGCGGACGGCCACGACACCGTGGAGTGGATCGGCAAGCAGCCCTGGTGCAACGGCAAGGTAGGCATGTTCGGCATTTCGTACATCGGCTTCACGCAAACCCAGGCCGCGCTGGGCGGGAGCCAGTACCTGCAAGGGATCATGCCCATTGCCGCGCAGCAGGACAACTTCGGCCACTGGTACGCGGACGGGATTTTCCAACTCCACGTAGGGATGAACTTCATTCGCATGGCCGGCAGGACGATGCAGTCCAACAGCCGGAACCTGATGAACTCAGAGGAGCTGTACAACCGCCTGCCGCTCGTTTCGGCGCTGGATGACATTGTGGACCTGCCGTTCTTCAAGGATGCCGTGAAACATTCTGAGTACGGCGAGTTCTGGCAGAAGTACAGCATGCGCGACAAGTACGACAGAGTGGACGCGCCCGCGTACTTTGTGACGGGCTGGTACGACAACCTCCTTCGCGAGACGTTCCGCCTGTTCCAGGGCTGGACCCAGAAGGCGAAGACCGAGAAGGCGCGCAAGGCGACGAAGCTGGTCGTCGGCCCGTGGGCGCACCACAATATCGGCTCCGCCGAGCAGTTCGGCGTTGTGGGCTTCGGGACGAACGCGGGCATGGACATCGCGGGTGAGCACATCCGCTGGTACGACTGCCGCCTGAAGGGCATCGACAACGGCATCGACAGCGAGGCGCCGATGAGGATCTTCACGATGGGCGAGAACAGGTGGCGCACCGAGAACCAGTGGCCGCTGCCGAACATGAAGTACCACAAGTTCTTCCTCCACGGCCGGAAGGCGAACTCGCTCTACGGCGAGGGCACGATGAGCCTGGACAAGTGCACGGAGGACGAAGAGGACGATACGTTCATCTACGATCCTCGCAATCCCGTGCCGACGGTAGGCGGCCAGAGTCTTGGCGTGGCGGGCATCGTCCCAGGCCCGGCGGACCGCCGCCCTGTGCAGCGCCGCGACGACGTGCTGGTCTACACGACCGCGCCGCTGGAAAAGGACATGGAGGCGACCGGCCCGGCGCTAGTGACGCTGTGGGCATCCTCCGAAGCAAAGGACACGGACTTCACGGCAAACGTTACGGACGTGTACCCGGATGGGACGGCCGTCGCCGTGTGCGAGGGCATCTCCAGCGGCCGGTGGGCCGAGCTGAAGGGCAACCCTATAGACCAGTTCAAGCCTGAGTTCATGAAGCCCGGGGAGATAACCAAGTTCAGCATCCAGCTTTGGGAGATGAGCTACGTCTTCAAGAAGGGCCACCGCATCAGGCTGGAGCTATCGAGCAGCAACTTCCCGAGGTACGCGCGCAATCTCAACACCGGCGCTCCGTTCGGCACGGACTCGGAGATGGTAGTAGCGAAGAACACTGTCTACCACAGGGGACGCGTCTGCACGCACCTTACGCTTCCGATCATTCCGAGGGAGTGATGAGGAGGGTGAAGGGTATAGGGTAAGGGGTAAGCAGGAGGGCGCTCCGTTCCCTGGAGCGCCCTCCTTGCTTT
Proteins encoded in this window:
- a CDS encoding CocE/NonD family hydrolase codes for the protein MGVSCSQVQSRSVHKMTTAAIQTKLSQPLRVRLDVKVPMRDGVKLSADIYTPNGSGPWPVLLDRTIYDNQNDRGFAWIARFVEAGYAVVMQDCRGRYDSDGTFQPYINEAADGHDTVEWIGKQPWCNGKVGMFGISYIGFTQTQAALGGSQYLQGIMPIAAQQDNFGHWYADGIFQLHVGMNFIRMAGRTMQSNSRNLMNSEELYNRLPLVSALDDIVDLPFFKDAVKHSEYGEFWQKYSMRDKYDRVDAPAYFVTGWYDNLLRETFRLFQGWTQKAKTEKARKATKLVVGPWAHHNIGSAEQFGVVGFGTNAGMDIAGEHIRWYDCRLKGIDNGIDSEAPMRIFTMGENRWRTENQWPLPNMKYHKFFLHGRKANSLYGEGTMSLDKCTEDEEDDTFIYDPRNPVPTVGGQSLGVAGIVPGPADRRPVQRRDDVLVYTTAPLEKDMEATGPALVTLWASSEAKDTDFTANVTDVYPDGTAVAVCEGISSGRWAELKGNPIDQFKPEFMKPGEITKFSIQLWEMSYVFKKGHRIRLELSSSNFPRYARNLNTGAPFGTDSEMVVAKNTVYHRGRVCTHLTLPIIPRE
- a CDS encoding exo-alpha-sialidase, which codes for MSHVPMTLPGLVLAARDTRYRHKSTFVELDGGRILHAAGAAFQHSDDGGVTWSAESQRVDADGNPVGSSGASMVKIEGNRIGYAGMGRSDRAKPYGRVVFWRSDDGGQTWAPPVDISRPGLNTHMLQDVALRTTTGRIVIPVHVEMGQRAGNVGAPHPTTGKLVNNQWVPTDAQFHDPTFTYVYVCYSEDEGRPWQHNRDGGIVILLDTAMLFSPVMEASVAEVYPGRLLMMMRTGLGRHFQSWSSDNGETWTRPMPTPLASSTTPAQIRMLHNGHLLVVWNQESAEETRRGYNRTRISSAISRNGGSVWEFFQNIQSIHETTRVEPGPIRPTRAVESYFNSGWPSPERPVEDIMTAQVQGRWSTPSVFVMKDRVIVAHTHTMYGEDPVEAKITAEGGKGQSGNQKQKVLPIEWFYGGKRPADNPFLKRAHEATVP
- a CDS encoding exo-alpha-sialidase, with the protein product MSNVPMTRPDLALAIHKTRYFHSSSFVELEGGRVLHAADTRFTYSDDGGITWSKEFHRYDAAGNIVGGGGTSLVKLDGKGIGYAGMDRRDSGRGYSRIVFWRSPDGGETWEAPTVVSTPGVSTHLYQDAATRTSSGRIVVAVYGHLGQSFGNVGKPHPGTGKLVNNQWVSTAGHFHDPHFTYVYFCYSDDEGRTWKRNKDGELMILMDTSTIFSYVNEPTVTEVYPGRLLSMMRTGLGRQFQAWSSDTGETWTRPMPTSLSASTTPAQIRALHNGHLLVVWNQESERETQMGYNRTRMSSAISRNGGSVWEFYQNVHSLHETTRVEPGPIRPTRPEEAHYEPGWPAPERPVDIIQTAESHGRWSYPSVFVMKDRVFIAHTYTMYKEHPTEATIISDGGKNSEYNQLLKVLPVEWFYGGKKPADNPFLKRAHEAAVP